A single genomic interval of Luteolibacter arcticus harbors:
- a CDS encoding L,D-transpeptidase family protein: MRRFLITLLPLACLCACREKARKEQDPAVPEERATSSEDPAPRERRSSDWPERSPDADLKAGAPEIDDRASPGLSVPDAAEALLVKPARPPQGIVLPEEQAVSSALPGPERAKAAAERVRPALEKALAAQGLHFGDPVFLRAFKEEGQLELWVRKRDTGKYEHFRTWDVAAQSGKPGPKLAEGDGQVPEGFYFVPPSGMKPDSTFHLAFNIGYPNAYDLHHGRTGTFIMIHGNCVSIGCLAMTDPKIEEIYTLCDAALKIGQPYFRVNLFPFRMSPERLARAKDSEWFDFWTNLKEGYDHFERTQVPPEVEVEDGRYRFK, encoded by the coding sequence ATGCGTCGCTTCCTGATCACCTTGCTGCCACTGGCCTGCCTTTGCGCTTGCCGGGAAAAGGCGCGCAAGGAACAAGATCCCGCCGTGCCCGAGGAACGCGCCACCAGCTCCGAAGATCCGGCACCCCGGGAGCGCCGGTCTTCAGACTGGCCCGAACGGTCCCCCGATGCCGACCTCAAAGCCGGCGCGCCCGAAATCGACGACCGCGCTAGCCCAGGCCTCTCGGTCCCGGACGCAGCCGAAGCACTCCTCGTCAAACCCGCGCGACCGCCCCAAGGCATCGTGCTCCCCGAAGAACAAGCCGTCAGCTCCGCCCTCCCCGGCCCCGAACGCGCCAAGGCCGCCGCCGAGCGCGTGCGCCCGGCATTGGAAAAGGCACTCGCCGCGCAGGGCCTGCACTTCGGCGATCCCGTCTTCCTGCGCGCCTTCAAGGAGGAAGGCCAGCTCGAGCTGTGGGTGCGCAAGCGCGACACCGGGAAGTACGAGCACTTTCGTACTTGGGACGTGGCCGCGCAATCGGGCAAGCCGGGGCCGAAGCTCGCCGAGGGAGATGGCCAGGTGCCGGAGGGCTTCTACTTCGTCCCGCCGTCGGGGATGAAGCCGGACAGCACCTTCCACCTCGCCTTCAACATCGGCTACCCGAATGCCTACGACCTGCACCACGGTCGCACCGGCACCTTCATCATGATCCACGGCAATTGCGTGTCGATCGGCTGCCTCGCCATGACCGACCCGAAGATCGAGGAGATCTACACGCTCTGCGACGCCGCCTTGAAGATCGGTCAGCCGTACTTCCGCGTGAACCTCTTCCCCTTCCGCATGTCACCCGAGCGACTGGCTCGCGCGAAGGACAGCGAGTGGTTCGACTTCTGGACGAACCTCAAAGAGGGCTACGACCACTTCGAGCGCACCCAGGTACCGCCTGAGGTGGAAGTGGAAGACGGCCGCTACCGATTCAAGTAA
- a CDS encoding VanW family protein: MSHHTAPERHVPGRLSALAFHLKSRAFQLRRGLSEFSTRPPRHAHRAGLVSAPVIAELRTPLWRELSAAEFPLTAGKVENLRRSARAFHGVEIPASEVFSFWRQLGRTTKAKGFTAGRELREGCLVPAIGGGLCQLSGLLYQAALEAGLEVVERHGHSRVVPGSLAEKDLDATVFWNYVDLRFRSSAPWRLEVELTAADLIVRIRSARDGSVKAAAPVAEPSPRSAPSGDCLTCGMLTCFRHPAATAAHAPSLGHSAFLLDARWPEFDRWCRGHSREGDRWLVPLDGRRWKKPNYQWSPPPGVTTERATLQALLRSWRQRRLPGQGAKRQLALLDGDAALARRYAAMLSPECRHVVVSQNLLPYLWQSGALGGRSFDVLIQRWPMDELQRRLDHAKEKHPQSTTLGDFRADPELVRAERKALAAAARLVTPHRAMARHFGERAWLIDWEMPNPLELQPVAKETVFFPASRLGRKGAFELAAALLDEPLVEVKCFGRATEGAADPFKEIPCSPGTPADLASARVLVLPAWIEHQPRLALLALASGIPVIATEACGLPEHPLMHTLSSPDPAALRMVLRAVLQPAVPACVAS; this comes from the coding sequence ATGAGCCACCACACCGCTCCCGAGCGTCATGTCCCCGGCCGGCTTTCAGCGCTGGCCTTCCACCTCAAGTCCCGCGCCTTCCAATTGCGCCGCGGCTTGAGTGAGTTCTCCACCCGGCCACCGCGTCATGCCCATCGCGCCGGCCTGGTTTCAGCCCCGGTCATCGCCGAGCTGCGCACGCCGCTATGGCGCGAGCTTTCCGCCGCCGAATTCCCGCTCACCGCTGGCAAGGTCGAGAACCTCCGCCGCTCCGCCCGCGCCTTCCACGGCGTGGAAATCCCGGCCAGCGAGGTCTTCAGCTTCTGGCGCCAACTCGGTCGCACGACGAAGGCGAAAGGCTTCACTGCGGGCCGCGAATTGCGCGAGGGCTGTCTGGTGCCGGCCATCGGCGGAGGGCTCTGCCAGCTCAGCGGCCTTCTCTATCAGGCGGCGCTGGAGGCCGGCCTGGAAGTCGTGGAACGCCACGGTCATTCGCGCGTCGTTCCCGGCTCTCTGGCGGAGAAGGACCTCGACGCCACCGTCTTCTGGAACTACGTCGACCTGCGCTTCCGCAGCAGCGCGCCATGGCGGCTCGAAGTGGAACTAACCGCCGCCGATCTCATCGTGCGCATCCGCTCTGCACGCGACGGCTCGGTGAAGGCCGCCGCACCGGTGGCCGAGCCATCACCTCGCTCCGCACCCTCGGGCGATTGCCTGACCTGCGGGATGCTCACGTGCTTCCGTCATCCTGCGGCGACCGCGGCGCATGCCCCGTCACTGGGACACTCGGCATTTCTGCTAGACGCGCGCTGGCCGGAGTTCGACCGCTGGTGTCGCGGTCATTCGCGCGAGGGCGACCGCTGGCTGGTGCCACTCGATGGCCGCCGCTGGAAAAAGCCAAACTACCAGTGGTCCCCGCCACCGGGCGTAACGACCGAACGCGCGACGCTTCAGGCGCTGCTGCGTTCATGGCGTCAGCGCCGCTTGCCCGGCCAAGGTGCGAAGCGACAGCTCGCGTTGTTAGATGGCGATGCCGCCCTGGCACGTCGTTATGCCGCGATGCTTTCGCCCGAGTGCCGTCATGTCGTGGTTTCCCAAAACCTGCTGCCTTACCTCTGGCAATCCGGCGCGCTCGGCGGCCGTAGCTTCGACGTGCTAATCCAGCGTTGGCCGATGGATGAGCTCCAGCGCCGGCTCGATCACGCGAAGGAAAAGCATCCGCAATCCACCACGCTCGGCGACTTCCGTGCCGATCCCGAACTGGTCCGCGCCGAACGCAAGGCCCTCGCCGCGGCGGCCCGCCTCGTCACACCGCACCGCGCGATGGCCCGGCACTTCGGCGAGCGCGCCTGGCTCATCGATTGGGAAATGCCGAACCCGCTCGAATTGCAGCCGGTGGCAAAGGAGACGGTCTTCTTCCCCGCCTCTCGGCTCGGCAGGAAGGGCGCTTTCGAACTGGCGGCAGCCCTGTTAGACGAGCCGCTGGTGGAGGTGAAGTGCTTCGGCCGCGCGACCGAGGGGGCGGCCGATCCCTTCAAGGAAATCCCCTGCTCGCCCGGCACCCCGGCCGACCTCGCGAGCGCCCGCGTGCTCGTCCTCCCGGCATGGATCGAGCACCAGCCGCGGCTCGCGCTGCTGGCGCTGGCAAGCGGCATCCCGGTCATCGCCACCGAGGCCTGCGGACTGCCAGAGCACCCGCTGATGCACACCCTTTCCTCGCCTGATCCCGCGGCCTTGCGTATGGTGCTGCGCGCGGTGCTCCAACCCGCGGTCCCTGCATGCGTCGCTTCCTGA
- a CDS encoding DUF899 domain-containing protein — translation MSIPAIPNLKNHPVVSREVWLNARKALLEREKKLTHERDAVSAARRDLPWVKVEENYIFEGPDGPVTLAELFDGRQQLIVYHFMFGPGWKEGCPGCSLLCDHVDGARQHFEHGGASFVAVSRAPLAEFAPFKKRMGWKFNWVSSAGNEFNFDYHVSYTPEQVASGKVDYNYETIEPWGEEAHGTSVFYKNDAGEIFHTYSCYARGCEQTVGALIYLDLVPLGRNEESTMNWVRHHDRYEEKPADACCGSAKK, via the coding sequence ATGAGTATTCCCGCCATTCCCAACCTCAAGAATCATCCCGTCGTCTCCCGCGAAGTCTGGCTCAACGCCCGGAAAGCCCTGCTCGAACGCGAAAAGAAGCTCACCCACGAACGCGACGCCGTGAGCGCCGCACGTCGCGATCTGCCGTGGGTGAAAGTCGAGGAGAACTACATCTTCGAAGGCCCCGATGGCCCCGTCACGCTGGCCGAGCTTTTCGACGGCCGCCAGCAGCTCATCGTGTATCACTTCATGTTCGGCCCCGGCTGGAAGGAAGGCTGCCCCGGTTGTTCCCTCCTCTGTGACCATGTGGATGGCGCACGCCAGCACTTCGAGCACGGCGGCGCATCCTTCGTCGCCGTCTCGCGCGCACCGCTCGCCGAGTTCGCGCCTTTCAAGAAGCGCATGGGTTGGAAGTTCAACTGGGTCTCGTCCGCCGGCAATGAATTCAACTTCGACTACCATGTCTCCTACACGCCCGAGCAAGTCGCCTCCGGCAAGGTCGATTACAATTACGAAACGATCGAGCCGTGGGGCGAGGAAGCGCACGGCACCAGCGTCTTTTACAAGAACGACGCCGGGGAGATCTTCCACACCTACTCATGCTATGCGCGTGGGTGCGAACAAACCGTCGGCGCGCTGATCTACCTCGATCTCGTCCCGCTCGGCCGCAATGAGGAGAGCACCATGAACTGGGTGCGCCATCACGATCGCTACGAGGAAAAACCAGCCGACGCCTGCTGCGGCTCCGCCAAGAAGTGA
- a CDS encoding VOC family protein: MSTTTTEKPAARKSAVKPVPEGMHTVTPHLVCAGAVEAIEFYKKAFGATEMCSLKTPDGRLMHGGIFIGDSMIMLVDEMPECGALAPGSLKGSPVTIHLQVEDADALFAQAVAAGATVKMPLADMFWGDRYGCLEDPFGHQWSIATHIEDLTPEQIQEAAKTACCGG; the protein is encoded by the coding sequence ATGAGTACTACCACCACCGAGAAGCCTGCCGCCCGGAAGTCAGCCGTGAAGCCCGTGCCGGAAGGCATGCACACCGTCACCCCGCACCTGGTCTGCGCCGGTGCGGTCGAGGCCATTGAATTCTACAAGAAGGCCTTCGGAGCCACCGAAATGTGCAGCTTGAAAACACCCGATGGCCGCCTGATGCACGGCGGGATCTTCATCGGCGATTCGATGATCATGCTAGTGGATGAGATGCCCGAGTGCGGCGCGCTGGCTCCTGGCTCGCTGAAGGGCTCGCCGGTCACGATCCACCTGCAGGTGGAAGATGCTGATGCGCTCTTCGCGCAAGCCGTCGCCGCCGGAGCCACGGTCAAGATGCCGCTGGCCGACATGTTCTGGGGCGATCGCTACGGCTGCCTCGAAGATCCCTTCGGCCACCAGTGGTCGATCGCCACGCACATCGAGGATCTCACGCCCGAGCAGATCCAGGAAGCTGCGAAGACTGCCTGCTGCGGAGGTTGA
- a CDS encoding DUF1579 domain-containing protein — MKLRTLIASALLLLPVSAQEMPEMPKPVKQHEWLAQLAGEWESTMKCIAEPGKPPIEGKGSEKARMLGGFWVVSEGKGEMMGTAFYNILTLGYDPGKKQFTGTWVDSMTSTLWHYNGTLDEATNTLTLESEGPCPMRGGKICKFKEVIVIKDKDTKTFTSHIQGEDGKWTEMMSATSTRKK, encoded by the coding sequence ATGAAACTTAGAACCCTGATTGCATCCGCCCTCCTGCTCCTGCCCGTCTCCGCCCAAGAGATGCCGGAAATGCCGAAGCCCGTGAAACAGCACGAGTGGCTCGCCCAACTCGCTGGCGAATGGGAATCCACCATGAAGTGCATCGCCGAACCCGGCAAACCGCCGATCGAGGGCAAAGGCTCCGAAAAGGCTCGCATGCTCGGTGGCTTCTGGGTCGTCTCCGAAGGTAAGGGCGAGATGATGGGCACCGCCTTCTACAACATCCTCACCCTCGGCTACGATCCCGGGAAAAAGCAGTTCACCGGCACCTGGGTCGACTCGATGACCAGCACGCTGTGGCACTACAACGGCACCCTGGACGAAGCGACCAATACCCTGACGCTAGAAAGCGAAGGTCCCTGCCCGATGCGGGGAGGCAAGATCTGCAAGTTCAAGGAAGTCATCGTCATCAAGGACAAGGACACCAAGACCTTCACCAGCCACATCCAGGGCGAAGACGGCAAGTGGACGGAAATGATGTCCGCCACCTCCACGCGGAAGAAGTAA